The Xanthomonas sp. DAR 34887 genome has a segment encoding these proteins:
- the ggt gene encoding gamma-glutamyltransferase — protein MSTLVRRVLLLALVLTPSAWAEAPVATASAAAHPPGAAVASGHRLATDAGLQILREGGNAFDAAVAVSSTLAVVEPISSGLGGGGFFLLHDARTGKDVMLDAREVAPEAASADKFLDAKGALDRDRSVNGPWSAGVPGLPAALVELATKHGKLPLQQSLAPAIRIARDGFPVYRRMAEGYQSRREVMERYPGTREVYLRNGKPIAEGDLFKQPELANTLQLLGAKGFDGFYRGVTAKKLLAGVKQAGGHWTAEELAGYTVKQRTPIQFDYKGWTITTAPPPSSGGIALASMLQILEGYDLKAMDPAHRTHLVVEAMRRAYRDRTFFLGDPDFTAVPQRILLSKDYAVGLRSTINPEKATPSDLLSGQPTPLEDDETTHFSIIDGEGNRVGATQTVNLLFGSGLIPKGTGVLLNDEMDDFALKPGTPNAFGVMGYAANAPKPGKRPLSSMTPTFMENADKTIVLGTPGGSRIITMVLLGILGYDDGLSAQQVAALPRYHHQWLPDVIEAETGTFDAATVQALQAMGHTLKLPGDSAEGGRGSSHVWGNLQTVEWDKRNNVLSGGSDPRNEVGSAEVLQPAAPAR, from the coding sequence ATGAGCACTCTCGTCCGCCGTGTCCTGCTGCTCGCCCTGGTCCTGACGCCGTCGGCGTGGGCCGAGGCGCCGGTCGCTACCGCTAGCGCTGCCGCGCATCCGCCCGGCGCCGCCGTCGCCAGCGGGCACCGCCTGGCCACCGACGCCGGCCTGCAGATCCTGCGCGAGGGCGGCAATGCGTTCGACGCGGCGGTGGCGGTGTCCTCGACGCTGGCGGTGGTCGAACCGATCAGCTCCGGCCTGGGCGGCGGCGGCTTCTTCCTGCTGCACGACGCCAGGACCGGCAAGGACGTGATGCTGGACGCGCGCGAGGTCGCGCCGGAAGCGGCGAGCGCCGACAAGTTCCTGGACGCCAAGGGCGCGCTGGACCGCGACCGTTCGGTCAACGGCCCATGGTCGGCCGGCGTCCCCGGCCTGCCGGCGGCGCTGGTGGAACTGGCGACCAAGCACGGCAAGCTGCCGCTGCAGCAATCGCTGGCACCGGCGATCCGCATCGCCCGCGACGGCTTCCCGGTGTACCGCCGCATGGCCGAGGGCTACCAGTCGCGGCGCGAAGTGATGGAGCGCTATCCCGGGACCCGCGAGGTGTATCTGCGCAACGGCAAGCCGATCGCCGAAGGCGACCTGTTCAAGCAACCGGAACTGGCCAACACCCTGCAATTGCTGGGCGCCAAGGGCTTCGACGGGTTCTACCGCGGCGTCACCGCCAAGAAGCTGCTGGCCGGAGTCAAGCAGGCCGGCGGTCACTGGACCGCCGAGGAACTGGCCGGCTACACGGTCAAGCAGCGCACGCCGATCCAGTTCGACTACAAGGGCTGGACCATCACCACCGCGCCGCCGCCGTCCTCCGGCGGCATCGCCCTGGCCAGCATGCTGCAGATCCTGGAAGGCTACGACCTGAAGGCGATGGATCCGGCGCACCGCACCCACCTGGTGGTGGAAGCCATGCGCCGTGCCTACCGCGACCGTACCTTCTTTCTCGGCGACCCGGACTTCACCGCGGTGCCGCAGCGCATCCTGCTGAGCAAGGACTACGCTGTGGGTCTGCGTTCGACGATCAATCCGGAAAAGGCCACGCCCAGCGACCTGCTGTCTGGCCAGCCGACCCCGCTGGAAGACGACGAGACCACCCATTTTTCGATCATCGACGGCGAAGGCAACCGCGTCGGCGCGACCCAGACCGTGAACCTGCTGTTCGGTTCCGGGTTGATCCCCAAGGGCACCGGTGTGCTGCTCAACGACGAGATGGACGACTTCGCGCTCAAGCCCGGCACGCCCAACGCGTTCGGGGTGATGGGCTACGCCGCCAACGCGCCCAAGCCGGGCAAGCGTCCGCTCAGTTCGATGACGCCGACCTTCATGGAGAACGCCGACAAGACGATCGTGCTCGGTACGCCGGGCGGCAGCCGCATCATCACCATGGTCCTGCTGGGCATCCTCGGCTACGACGACGGCCTCAGCGCGCAGCAGGTCGCCGCGCTGCCGCGCTACCACCACCAGTGGCTGCCTGACGTGATCGAGGCCGAGACCGGCACCTTCGACGCGGCCACCGTGCAGGCGCTGCAGGCGATGGGCCACACGCTCAAGCTGCCCGGCGACAGCGCCGAGGGCGGCCGTGGGTCCAGCCACGTATGGGGCAACCTGCAGACGGTGGAGTGGGACAAGCGCAACAACGTGCTCAGCGGCGGCAGCGACCCGCGCAACGAGGTCGGCAGCGCCGAGGTCCTGCAACCGGCAGCGCCGGCACGCTGA
- a CDS encoding RHS repeat domain-containing protein, which produces MSIGHEMKGSGKRLTKLLWLLGLALPLHAAAETVEYVHTDALGTPIAITDASGNLIETSEYEPYGKLLNRPVTDGPGFTGHVQDAATGLTYMQQRYYDPLIGRFLSVDPVRANSISGSNFNRYWYGNNNPYRFFDPDGRCTGSHITNYDDTCKSTGEFTTKQESTLNIEARNPSSVFTHASVASNNPADPANPSPMPKETKKALTKFLSTKIGGRVGRYAVMHKAKVAMELITPQSGFDPDFRGGLGGGNAITYTLDVKGYLDLKGNPPELKGATLDVLLAHEIGHTSIGSSAVGYKSLDDGGILDEVNTVKIFENPYRRDIGFGYREAYSGHPVE; this is translated from the coding sequence ATGAGCATCGGACACGAGATGAAAGGAAGCGGCAAGCGTTTGACCAAGCTGCTGTGGCTGTTGGGCCTCGCGCTGCCGCTCCACGCAGCCGCCGAAACGGTGGAATACGTCCACACAGACGCCCTCGGCACCCCGATCGCCATCACCGACGCCAGCGGCAACCTGATCGAGACCAGCGAGTACGAACCCTACGGCAAGCTGCTCAATCGCCCGGTGACCGATGGACCCGGGTTCACCGGCCATGTGCAGGATGCGGCCACCGGGCTGACGTACATGCAGCAGCGGTACTATGATCCGCTGATTGGCCGGTTTTTGTCGGTGGACCCGGTGAGGGCCAACTCGATCAGCGGTAGTAATTTCAATAGATACTGGTACGGGAACAACAATCCCTATAGATTTTTTGATCCTGATGGGCGGTGCACGGGATCGCACATTACAAATTATGATGACACTTGCAAGTCTACCGGGGAGTTCACAACAAAGCAGGAGTCGACATTAAATATCGAGGCGCGGAACCCGAGCAGTGTATTCACTCATGCTTCTGTCGCATCAAACAACCCGGCTGATCCGGCCAATCCATCTCCAATGCCTAAAGAGACAAAAAAGGCGCTTACTAAATTTCTTAGTACAAAGATTGGCGGTAGGGTGGGGAGATATGCGGTAATGCATAAGGCAAAAGTCGCGATGGAGCTCATCACTCCACAGTCTGGATTCGACCCAGACTTTCGTGGCGGATTAGGGGGTGGGAATGCTATTACTTATACGCTTGATGTGAAGGGATATTTGGATCTGAAGGGTAATCCGCCAGAGCTGAAAGGTGCGACTTTGGATGTCTTGCTGGCTCATGAGATTGGCCATACGAGTATCGGCTCATCAGCTGTTGGTTACAAGTCTTTGGATGATGGAGGGATTTTGGATGAGGTGAACACAGTTAAGATTTTTGAAAATCCATATCGACGGGATATTGGGTTTGGTTATAGGGAGGCTTATTCTGGTCATCCCGTGGAGTAG
- the htpG gene encoding molecular chaperone HtpG yields MSVETQKETLGFQTEVKQLLQLMIHSLYSNKEIFLRELISNASDAADKLRFEALVKPELLDGDAQLRIRIGFDKDAGTVTIDDNGIGMSREEIVSHLGTIAKSGTSDFLKHLSGDQKKDSHLIGQFGVGFYSAFIVADQVDVYSRRAGLPASEGVHWSSRGEGEFEVATIDKPERGTRIVLQLKEGEEGFADGWKLRGIVRKYSDHIALPIELPKEHHGEDKDKPETPEWETVNRASALWTRPRNEIKDEEYQELYKHIAHDHENPVAWSHNKVEGKLEYTSLLYVPGRAPFDLYQRDASRGLKLYVQRVFIMDQAEQFLPLYLRFVKGIVDSSDLPLNVSREILQSGPVIDSMKSALTKRALDMLEKLAKDEPERYKSVWKNFGQVLKEGPAEDFANREKIAGLLRFASTHSGDAEQSVALADYVVRMKEGQDKLYYLTGESYAQIKDSPHLEVFRKKGVEVLLLTDRIDEWLMSYLTEFDGKSFVDVARGDLDLGKLDSEEEKQAKEEAAKAKQGLVERIQQALGEDVSEVRVSHRLTDSPAILAIGQGDLGLQMRQILEASGQKLPESKPVFEFNPAHPLIEKLDAEADGERFGDLARVLFDQAALAAGDSLKDPAAYVRRLNKLLLELSA; encoded by the coding sequence ATGAGCGTGGAAACCCAAAAAGAAACCCTGGGCTTTCAGACCGAGGTCAAACAGCTGCTGCAGCTGATGATCCATTCGCTGTATTCCAATAAAGAGATCTTCCTGCGTGAACTGATCTCCAATGCCTCCGACGCGGCCGACAAGCTGCGCTTCGAGGCGCTGGTCAAGCCGGAACTGCTGGATGGCGATGCGCAGCTGCGCATCCGCATCGGCTTCGACAAGGACGCCGGCACCGTCACCATCGACGACAACGGCATCGGCATGAGCCGCGAGGAGATCGTCTCGCACCTGGGCACCATCGCCAAGTCCGGCACCTCCGATTTCCTCAAGCACCTGTCCGGCGACCAGAAGAAGGATTCGCACCTGATCGGCCAGTTCGGCGTGGGCTTCTACAGCGCCTTCATCGTTGCCGACCAGGTCGACGTGTACAGCCGCCGCGCCGGACTGCCGGCCAGCGAGGGCGTGCACTGGTCCTCGCGCGGCGAAGGCGAGTTCGAGGTCGCCACCATCGACAAGCCCGAGCGCGGCACCCGCATCGTGCTGCAGCTGAAGGAAGGCGAAGAAGGCTTCGCCGACGGCTGGAAGCTGCGCGGCATCGTGCGCAAGTATTCCGACCACATCGCTCTGCCGATCGAGCTGCCGAAGGAACACCACGGCGAGGACAAGGACAAGCCGGAAACGCCGGAGTGGGAAACCGTCAACCGCGCCAGCGCGCTGTGGACGCGGCCGCGCAACGAGATCAAGGACGAGGAATACCAGGAGCTGTACAAGCACATCGCGCACGACCACGAGAACCCGGTGGCATGGAGCCACAACAAGGTCGAGGGCAAGCTCGAGTACACCTCGCTGCTGTACGTGCCCGGCCGCGCGCCGTTCGACCTGTACCAGCGCGACGCTTCGCGCGGGCTCAAGCTGTACGTGCAGCGCGTCTTCATCATGGACCAGGCCGAGCAGTTCCTGCCGCTGTACCTGCGCTTCGTCAAGGGCATCGTCGATTCCAGCGACCTGCCGCTGAATGTGTCGCGCGAGATCCTGCAGTCCGGCCCGGTGATCGACTCGATGAAGTCGGCGCTGACCAAGCGCGCGCTGGACATGCTGGAGAAGCTGGCCAAGGACGAACCCGAGCGCTACAAGAGCGTGTGGAAGAATTTCGGCCAGGTGCTGAAGGAAGGCCCGGCCGAGGACTTCGCCAACCGCGAGAAGATCGCCGGCCTGCTGCGCTTCGCCTCTACCCACAGCGGCGACGCCGAGCAGAGCGTGGCGCTGGCCGACTACGTGGTGCGGATGAAGGAAGGCCAGGACAAGCTGTACTACCTGACCGGCGAGAGCTACGCGCAGATCAAGGACAGCCCGCACCTGGAAGTGTTCCGCAAGAAGGGCGTCGAAGTGCTGCTGCTCACCGACCGCATCGACGAGTGGCTGATGAGCTACCTCACCGAGTTCGACGGCAAGTCTTTCGTCGACGTGGCGCGCGGCGACCTGGACCTGGGCAAACTGGACAGCGAGGAAGAGAAGCAGGCCAAGGAAGAAGCGGCCAAGGCCAAGCAGGGCCTGGTCGAGCGCATCCAGCAGGCGCTGGGCGAGGACGTCTCGGAAGTGCGCGTATCGCACCGCCTGACCGACTCCCCGGCGATCCTGGCCATCGGCCAGGGCGACCTGGGCCTGCAGATGCGGCAGATCCTGGAAGCCAGCGGCCAGAAGCTGCCGGAGAGCAAGCCGGTATTCGAATTCAATCCGGCGCATCCACTGATCGAGAAGCTGGACGCGGAAGCCGACGGCGAGCGCTTCGGCGACCTAGCGCGGGTGCTGTTCGACCAGGCGGCGCTGGCTGCGGGCGACAGTCTGAAGGATCCGGCTGCTTATGTGCGGCGGCTCAACAAGTTGTTGTTGGAGTTGTCGGCGTAA
- a CDS encoding RHS repeat protein gives MYGLNDGRLLSTSALDANGNTVSKTSNTYFADGDVAAQPFPAEMGQSLLGIPNPLTNVLRPLRSKTVVQDSTTYTWTANGFDAFARTLSVTRASPWHSRTDATEYYDDLGKWIVGQRAKSTNTNTGLVESQTSFDANAMPSQRWSFGKLRLTLGYSGDGTLATVKDGNNNTTTVSNWKRGVPQSIRYADGSTESATVNDSGWITSTTDENGYTTTYGYDTMGRLASIAYPASDNVAWNTTTQAFEQVNGSEYGLDAGHWRQTVATGNARKLTYFDALWRPLLTREFEVGNEANTQRFQKFTYDYDGRTTFSSYPGTSDTLSTGTWSEYDALGRATSVSQDSELGLLTTRTEYLAGNQTRVTNPRGQQTVSGFQVFDQPDYSKPVWIQHPEGANTDITLDVFGKPGSIRRRNADGSLSVTRSYVYDGYQQLCKTIEPETGATVMDYDAAGNVAWSASGQSYTSTSSCNSADVAAGAKVGRSYDARNRLATLAFPDGVGNQSFVYTADGLPAQVTTNNSNGGDAVVNAYAYNKRRLLLSESMTQPGSSALSIGYAYTANGHPAGVTYPSGLALNYAPNALGQATQANGYALGVGYYPNGAIKQFTYGNGIVHTMAQNARQLPARSSDSGASNPLDLGYTYDANGNVGGITDYARGRQTRSMSYDGLDRLSTTQSAMFGGDNLARYSYNVLDDLTAVKVGGSRDYSYFYNANRQLLSVNNTSDSSAVIGLSYDAQGNLSNKNGVHYLFDKGNRLREVTGVETYRYDAQGRRVLATSPSLGNIVSLYGQDGVLRYQRDERVGKITEYVYLGGSLLAKVSNLPTLASPSVTVPGYSSSGSYTVQWTTVASANRYELQEQANGGSWTALSSGTATSQAVSGKAAGSYAYRARACLGSYCGGWSATGTTVVQFAPSDAPSISVPGTGVVGNYTISWGTVTGAATYSLEESANGGNWGVSYSGSAQSNAYSGKAAGGYAYRVRGCNPAGCGPYSGTGTVQAVYAPGSAPSLSAPATNTTGSYTLSWSTVATTVSYNLEESSDGGNSWSGIASVGGTSAGVSGRGAGTYVYRVKACNAAGCGPYSGNASTQVIFAPTGTPSLSAPASAGVNGYTVSWSGVAAASSYTLEESANGGGWSATQNANATSQAFASKGNGSYAYRSKACNIAGCGPYSNTQTTVVDTSPPAMPAFNPSYRYLNTSPTTFDLDWTPRARATRYEVTGAVSYSGPKTFARLSKSGSGNSVQVRACNENGCSAWSAAYTPPLEGGPNQ, from the coding sequence ATGTACGGCCTCAATGACGGCCGCCTGCTAAGTACCTCGGCACTGGACGCCAACGGCAATACTGTTTCCAAGACCAGCAACACCTATTTCGCCGATGGCGACGTAGCTGCCCAGCCATTCCCGGCGGAAATGGGACAATCCCTGCTCGGTATTCCCAACCCGCTGACCAACGTGCTGCGCCCGCTGCGCAGCAAGACGGTGGTGCAGGACAGCACCACCTATACCTGGACTGCGAACGGCTTCGATGCGTTCGCGCGGACGCTCAGCGTCACCCGCGCCAGCCCGTGGCACTCGCGCACCGATGCGACCGAGTACTACGACGACCTGGGCAAGTGGATCGTCGGCCAACGCGCCAAGAGCACCAACACCAATACCGGCCTGGTGGAATCGCAAACCAGCTTCGATGCTAATGCGATGCCCTCGCAACGCTGGTCGTTCGGCAAACTGCGCCTGACCTTGGGCTATAGCGGCGACGGCACGCTGGCCACGGTGAAGGACGGCAACAACAACACAACCACCGTCTCCAACTGGAAGCGCGGTGTTCCGCAGTCGATCCGCTATGCCGACGGCAGCACCGAGTCGGCCACGGTCAACGACAGCGGCTGGATCACCTCGACCACCGACGAGAACGGCTACACCACCACCTATGGCTACGACACGATGGGACGACTGGCGAGCATCGCCTATCCGGCCAGCGACAACGTGGCCTGGAATACCACCACACAGGCATTCGAGCAGGTCAACGGCAGCGAATACGGCTTGGATGCCGGCCATTGGCGGCAGACCGTGGCCACCGGCAACGCACGCAAGCTGACCTATTTCGATGCGCTGTGGCGCCCGCTGCTGACGCGCGAATTCGAAGTCGGCAACGAAGCCAACACCCAGCGCTTCCAGAAGTTCACCTACGACTACGACGGACGCACCACCTTCAGTTCCTACCCCGGAACGAGCGATACGCTGAGCACCGGCACCTGGAGCGAATACGACGCGCTGGGCCGTGCCACCTCGGTATCGCAGGACAGCGAACTGGGCCTGCTGACCACGCGCACCGAATACCTGGCCGGCAACCAGACCCGGGTGACCAACCCGCGCGGCCAGCAGACGGTGAGCGGGTTCCAGGTGTTCGATCAACCGGATTACAGCAAGCCGGTATGGATCCAACATCCGGAAGGCGCCAATACCGATATCACGCTGGACGTGTTCGGCAAGCCGGGCTCGATCCGTCGCCGTAATGCCGACGGGTCGCTGTCGGTCACGCGCAGCTACGTCTACGACGGCTACCAGCAACTGTGCAAGACCATCGAGCCGGAAACCGGCGCCACGGTGATGGACTACGATGCGGCCGGCAACGTGGCCTGGTCAGCCAGCGGGCAGAGCTACACGTCGACCTCATCGTGCAACAGCGCCGACGTTGCCGCCGGTGCCAAGGTCGGCAGGAGCTACGACGCACGTAACCGCCTGGCCACGCTGGCGTTCCCCGATGGCGTCGGTAATCAGTCTTTCGTCTACACCGCCGATGGCTTGCCCGCGCAGGTCACCACCAACAACAGCAACGGCGGCGACGCTGTGGTCAATGCGTATGCGTACAACAAGCGACGCCTGCTGTTGAGCGAGAGCATGACCCAGCCGGGATCCAGCGCGCTGAGCATTGGCTACGCGTACACCGCCAACGGCCATCCCGCCGGCGTCACCTATCCATCGGGGCTGGCGTTGAACTACGCACCGAACGCGCTGGGCCAGGCGACTCAGGCCAACGGCTACGCATTGGGCGTGGGCTATTACCCGAACGGGGCGATCAAGCAGTTCACCTACGGCAACGGCATCGTGCACACCATGGCGCAGAATGCACGTCAGCTGCCGGCGCGCAGCTCCGACAGCGGCGCCAGCAATCCGCTGGACCTGGGCTATACCTACGACGCCAACGGCAACGTCGGCGGCATCACCGACTACGCGCGCGGCCGGCAGACCCGCAGCATGAGCTACGACGGGCTGGATCGCCTGTCCACCACGCAGTCGGCGATGTTCGGCGGCGACAACCTGGCGCGCTACAGCTACAACGTGCTCGACGACCTGACCGCGGTCAAGGTCGGCGGCAGTCGCGACTACAGCTACTTCTACAACGCCAACCGGCAGCTGCTGAGCGTCAACAACACTTCCGATAGCTCGGCGGTGATCGGGCTGAGCTACGACGCCCAGGGCAACCTGTCCAACAAGAACGGCGTCCACTACCTGTTCGACAAGGGCAACCGCCTGCGCGAGGTCACCGGCGTGGAGACCTACCGCTACGACGCGCAGGGCCGTCGGGTGCTGGCCACCAGCCCGAGCCTGGGCAATATCGTTTCGCTGTACGGTCAGGACGGCGTGCTGCGCTATCAGCGCGACGAACGGGTCGGCAAGATCACCGAGTACGTGTACCTGGGCGGCAGCCTGCTGGCCAAGGTCAGCAATCTGCCGACCTTGGCTTCGCCCAGCGTGACCGTCCCCGGCTACAGCAGCTCCGGCAGCTATACCGTGCAGTGGACGACGGTGGCCTCTGCCAACCGCTACGAACTGCAGGAGCAAGCCAACGGCGGTAGCTGGACGGCGCTGTCCTCGGGCACCGCGACCAGCCAGGCGGTCTCCGGCAAGGCCGCGGGCAGCTACGCCTATCGCGCCCGTGCCTGCCTGGGCAGCTACTGCGGCGGGTGGAGCGCCACCGGCACGACAGTGGTGCAGTTCGCACCGAGCGATGCACCCAGCATCAGCGTGCCCGGCACCGGCGTGGTCGGCAACTACACCATCAGCTGGGGCACGGTCACTGGCGCGGCCACTTACTCGCTGGAGGAAAGCGCCAACGGCGGCAACTGGGGCGTGTCCTACAGCGGCAGCGCGCAGAGCAACGCCTATAGCGGCAAGGCCGCTGGCGGCTACGCCTATCGCGTGCGCGGCTGCAATCCCGCTGGCTGCGGGCCGTACTCGGGCACCGGCACGGTGCAGGCGGTCTACGCCCCGGGTTCGGCGCCTTCGTTGAGCGCGCCGGCGACCAACACCACCGGCAGCTACACGCTCAGCTGGAGCACGGTCGCCACCACTGTCAGCTACAACCTGGAAGAGAGCAGCGACGGCGGCAACAGCTGGAGCGGGATCGCCTCGGTGGGCGGAACCAGCGCAGGTGTCAGCGGCCGCGGCGCTGGCACGTACGTGTACCGAGTCAAGGCCTGCAATGCGGCTGGCTGTGGACCGTACTCGGGCAATGCCTCCACTCAGGTGATCTTCGCCCCCACCGGCACACCCAGCCTGAGCGCTCCGGCCAGTGCCGGTGTCAATGGCTACACGGTGAGCTGGAGCGGTGTGGCCGCCGCCAGTAGCTACACCCTTGAAGAGAGCGCCAATGGCGGCGGCTGGAGCGCCACGCAGAACGCCAATGCCACCAGCCAGGCGTTCGCCAGCAAGGGCAACGGCAGCTATGCCTACCGCAGCAAGGCCTGCAACATCGCGGGCTGCGGACCGTACTCCAATACCCAGACCACGGTGGTGGATACCTCGCCGCCAGCCATGCCAGCGTTCAACCCTAGCTATCGCTATCTAAATACCTCGCCTACAACCTTCGACTTGGACTGGACACCTAGAGCCCGCGCCACGCGTTATGAAGTCACCGGTGCAGTCAGCTACTCCGGACCAAAGACCTTCGCCCGCCTTAGCAAGAGTGGTAGCGGCAATAGCGTCCAGGTCCGCGCCTGCAACGAGAACGGCTGCTCGGCCTGGTCCGCCGCCTACACTCCGCCGCTCGAGGGAGGGCCGAACCAATGA
- the coaD gene encoding pantetheine-phosphate adenylyltransferase, with protein sequence MTVAHSRIAVYPGTFDPITNGHIDLVNRAAPLFEQVVVGVAQSPSKGPTLPLELRVNLAREALTGHRNVEVIGFDTLLAHFVRSVGGGVLLRGLRAVSDFEYEFQMASMNRHLIPEVETLFLTPAEQHSFISSSLVREIARLGGDVSGFVPPSVVQALVQARQAAAQR encoded by the coding sequence ATGACCGTGGCCCATAGCCGCATCGCCGTCTACCCCGGGACCTTCGATCCGATCACCAACGGTCACATCGACCTGGTCAACCGGGCCGCGCCGCTGTTCGAGCAGGTGGTGGTGGGCGTGGCGCAGAGTCCGTCCAAGGGGCCGACGCTGCCGCTGGAATTGCGCGTGAACCTGGCCCGCGAGGCGCTGACGGGGCACCGCAATGTCGAGGTGATCGGCTTCGACACGCTGCTGGCGCATTTCGTGCGTTCGGTCGGCGGCGGGGTGCTGCTGCGCGGCCTGCGCGCGGTGTCGGATTTCGAATACGAGTTCCAGATGGCGAGCATGAACCGGCATCTGATCCCGGAAGTGGAGACGCTGTTCCTCACCCCGGCCGAGCAACACAGTTTCATTTCGTCGTCGCTGGTGCGCGAGATCGCGCGGCTGGGCGGGGACGTGTCCGGCTTCGTGCCGCCGTCGGTGGTGCAGGCGCTGGTCCAGGCCCGCCAAGCCGCGGCGCAGCGCTGA
- a CDS encoding YfhL family 4Fe-4S dicluster ferredoxin, which yields MSLKINELCVNCDVCEPACPNQAIAMGETIYVIDPARCTECVGHFDEPQCVVVCPVECIDPDPAIPESHDQLLAKLLQLQRDHPEFYRQEPPAA from the coding sequence ATGTCCCTCAAGATCAACGAGCTCTGCGTCAACTGCGACGTCTGCGAGCCGGCCTGCCCGAACCAGGCCATCGCGATGGGCGAGACGATCTATGTGATCGATCCGGCCCGCTGTACCGAATGCGTCGGCCATTTCGACGAGCCACAGTGCGTGGTGGTGTGTCCGGTCGAGTGCATCGATCCGGATCCGGCGATCCCGGAGAGCCACGACCAGTTGCTGGCCAAGCTGCTGCAACTGCAGCGCGATCATCCCGAGTTCTACCGACAGGAGCCCCCCGCCGCATGA
- the rsmD gene encoding 16S rRNA (guanine(966)-N(2))-methyltransferase RsmD: MSRAGAGQVRIIGGRWRNTRLPVPDLPGLRPTSDRVRETLFNWLLPALPGARVLDLFAGSGALGLEAVSRGAASACLVERDPALAAGLRASVAKLQAQAQIQVVQDDALRWLQAPGSEAPADIAFVDPPFADGLWEAVLQRLPARLAADAWLYLESPAGQVPAVPAQWALYREGGSREVRAALYRRAAATLPGDFHAVSNA; this comes from the coding sequence ATGAGCCGCGCCGGCGCGGGCCAGGTACGCATCATCGGCGGGCGCTGGCGTAACACGCGGCTGCCGGTGCCGGACCTGCCGGGGCTGCGCCCGACCTCCGACCGGGTCCGCGAAACCCTGTTCAACTGGCTGCTGCCGGCGCTGCCCGGTGCGCGCGTGCTGGACCTGTTCGCCGGCAGCGGCGCGCTCGGGCTGGAGGCGGTGTCGCGCGGTGCGGCCTCGGCCTGCCTGGTCGAGCGCGATCCGGCGCTGGCCGCCGGCCTGCGCGCCAGCGTCGCCAAGCTGCAGGCGCAGGCGCAGATCCAGGTGGTGCAGGACGACGCGCTGCGCTGGCTGCAGGCGCCGGGCAGCGAGGCCCCGGCCGACATCGCCTTCGTCGACCCGCCGTTCGCCGACGGGTTGTGGGAGGCGGTGCTGCAGCGGCTGCCGGCGCGGCTGGCGGCCGACGCCTGGCTGTACCTGGAGTCGCCGGCGGGACAGGTGCCGGCCGTGCCGGCGCAGTGGGCGCTGTACCGCGAGGGCGGCAGCCGCGAGGTCCGCGCTGCCCTGTACCGGCGCGCCGCTGCTACACTTCCCGGCGACTTTCACGCGGTATCCAACGCATGA
- a CDS encoding Ldh family oxidoreductase: MNTSDTVALSLDQATALVERILHHAGFGPAHVRPLTATIVAGERDGCASHGLYRTLGCVATLRNGKVVGDAEPVVHDQAPGIVRVDACGGFSLLAFERGLPSLIGKARGNGLAALAINHCVHFSALWPEVERITKAGLVALICNPSHAWVTPAGGHTPLLGTNPLAFGWPRGDALPFVFDFATSAVARGEIELHRRAGLPIPEGWGVDAAGKPTTDPNVVAGGGGAMLTFGGHKGSALSAMIELIAGPLIGDLTSAESLAHDAGAGASPYHGELILALDPVRFLGAEWAAHMARAEAFFAAYQDTGARLPSQRRYQARERSVRDGVRIPRDLHRDLLKLLD; encoded by the coding sequence ATGAATACCAGCGATACCGTCGCACTGTCCCTGGACCAGGCCACCGCGCTGGTCGAACGCATCCTGCACCATGCCGGCTTCGGTCCGGCGCATGTGCGGCCCCTCACCGCCACGATCGTCGCAGGCGAACGCGATGGCTGCGCGTCGCATGGGCTGTACCGGACGCTGGGGTGTGTGGCGACGCTGCGCAACGGCAAGGTCGTAGGCGATGCCGAACCGGTCGTGCACGATCAGGCACCCGGGATCGTGCGCGTCGATGCCTGCGGCGGCTTTTCGCTGCTGGCCTTCGAGCGCGGCCTGCCGTCGCTGATCGGCAAGGCGCGCGGCAATGGGCTGGCGGCGCTGGCGATCAACCATTGCGTGCATTTCTCCGCATTGTGGCCGGAAGTCGAACGCATCACCAAGGCCGGGTTGGTCGCATTGATCTGCAACCCCAGCCACGCCTGGGTCACGCCAGCCGGCGGCCACACGCCCTTGCTGGGAACCAACCCGCTCGCGTTCGGCTGGCCACGCGGGGATGCGCTTCCCTTCGTATTCGATTTCGCCACCAGCGCGGTGGCACGCGGCGAGATCGAGTTGCACCGCCGCGCCGGCCTGCCGATTCCCGAGGGTTGGGGCGTGGACGCCGCCGGCAAGCCGACCACCGATCCGAACGTGGTCGCCGGCGGCGGCGGCGCAATGTTGACCTTCGGCGGGCACAAGGGGTCGGCGTTGTCCGCGATGATCGAACTGATCGCCGGGCCGCTGATCGGAGACCTCACCAGCGCCGAATCGCTGGCGCACGACGCCGGCGCCGGCGCCTCGCCCTATCACGGCGAACTGATCCTGGCCTTGGACCCGGTCCGGTTCCTCGGCGCCGAGTGGGCCGCGCACATGGCGCGCGCCGAGGCGTTCTTCGCCGCCTACCAGGACACCGGTGCGCGGCTGCCCTCGCAACGCCGCTATCAGGCACGCGAGCGCAGTGTCCGCGACGGCGTGCGGATTCCGCGCGACCTGCACCGGGACCTGCTGAAGTTGCTGGACTAA